Proteins encoded within one genomic window of Stigmatopora argus isolate UIUO_Sarg chromosome 21, RoL_Sarg_1.0, whole genome shotgun sequence:
- the ctnnal1 gene encoding alpha-catulin isoform X1, with protein MASPPCGNLDSGLEIKTRSVEQTLIPLVSQITTLINHKERPKKSERTLAAIQRVGQAVSVAVGRFVAVGEAIAVENRELKEEMGHACFEARRAGDAIAQLTDVATACAPPSQSMTVFSDRTSMVKAARLLLSSVTKVLVLADRIVIKQIVMSRNKVLVTLEHLERVSTFQEFVQIFSQFGNEMVDFAHLTGDRQNDLKDEKKKARMAAARAVLEKCTMMLLTASKTCLRHPDCESARINKDAVFQRMRCALEQVVDIVTEARGCTDSVLPASIYNAVKDYKTSIECLRDNLYASPPDTVGRQMEALVERTEDFTDSAYTGHEQRQAILGLCQLARQDAHQLLHAWTQAQQSVQAKETTEELEIAIAKSCQSVNDLRRELHKVAVGRASELLRLNTEQSPLRTLKAAGTEGNLEAVAQYSRTLTEQKEQLVENCRLLCHVSGTEPLEITCVHAEETFHVIGPQIISAAQTLALHPSSKIAKENLEVFCEAWESQMGDVAQLLREINDVMDGKRGDKRVYLSLPRSGKHSANLKNAKPIKLDAEEQSSVAKVGLELRLLSSDIDAELEKWEDQEHQVVRHSQSIASMAYNMHLFTRGEGLLKTTLDLFHQAEVLSDEGLKLCASLNTLCTQLVSEEKPALMSEIEKLRVLCQQLQAGARSPVQGKSATFQKVDSSIQTTRAVLTLILNIIPVCNKLATKYKSERSSLGSPQDWLPDVSTPIRDGDTVLHNNNNNNGDHRGDFAVKPFEQRIAGLSLLESN; from the exons ATCACGACCCTGATCAACCACAAAGAGCGGCCTAAGAAGTCAGAGCGGACTCTGGCGGCCATCCAGCGTGTTGGCCAGGCAGTTAGCGTGGCGGTGGGGCGCTTCGTTGCCGTCGGGGAGGCCATTGCCGTTGAGAACCGTGAGCTCAAGGAAGAGATGGGCCACGCCTGTTTTGAGGCACGTCGTGCGG GAGATGCCATAGCCCAGCTGACTGACGTGGCCACGGCCTGCGCGCCCCCCTCGCAGTCCATGACGGTGTTCAGCGACCGCACCAGCATGGTGAAGGCTGCCCGACTGTTGCTGTCGTCTGTCACCAAAGTTTTGGTGTTGGCAGACCGCATTGTCATCAAGCAGATCGTGATGTCGCGCAACAAG GTGCTTGTCACTCTGGAGCATCTGGAGCGCGTGAGCACCTTCCAGGAGTTTGTGCAGATATTCAGCCAGTTTGGCAACGAGATGGTGGATTTCGCTCACCTCACGGGAGACAGACAGAAC GATTTGAAAgatgagaagaaaaaagccCGTATGGCCGCAGCTCGGGCCGTGCTGGAAAAATGTACTATGATGCTCCTGACCGCTTCTAAG ACTTGCCTCCGGCACCCGGACTGCGAGTCTGCCCGCATCAACAAGGACGCCGTCTTCCAGCGGATGCGGTGCGCCTTAGAGCAGGTCGTGGACATCGTGACGGAAGCTCGCGGCTGCACTGACAGCGTCCTCCCTGCGAGCATCTACAATGCCGTCAAAGACTACAAG ACAAGCATAGAATGTCTTCGCGACAACCTGTACGCCTCGCCGCCGGACACCGTGGGGCGCCAGATGGAGGCGCTGGTGGAACGCACCGAGGACTTTACCGACTCGGCCTACACGGGACATGAGCAGCGCCAGGCCATTCTGGGTTTGTGCCAGCTGGCCCGCCAGGACGCCCACCAGCTGCTGCACGCCTGGACTCAGGCC CAGCAGTCGGTCCAGGCCAAGGAGACCACCGAGGAGTTAGAAATAGCCATCGCCAAGTCATGCCAGAGCGTCAATGACCTCAGACGCGAA CTGCACAAGGTGGCGGTGGGCCGTGCCTCCGAGCTGCTGAGGCTCAACACTGAGCAGTCGCCGCTGCGCACGCTCAAGGCCGCCGGCACCGAGGGCAACCTGGAAGCGGTGGCGCAGTATTCCCGAACGCTGACCGAGCAGAAGGAACAACTGGTGGAG AACTGTCGGCTGCTGTGTCACGTATCCGGGACCGAACCACTGGAGATCACCTGCGTACATGCCGAGGAGACCTTCCACGTGATTGGCCCGCAG ATCATTTCTGCGGCACAGACCCTGGCATTGCACCCGTCCAGCAAGATTGCCAAGGAGAACCTGGAAGTATTTTGCGAGGCTTGGGAGTCTCAGATGGGCGACGTTGCTCAGCTGCTGCGCGAGATCAACGATGTCATGGATGGAAAGCGAG GAGACAAGCGAGTGTATTTGTCACTTCCAAGATCCGGC aagCACTCTGCTAACTTGAAGAATGCTAAGCCCATAAAGTTGGATGCTGAG GAGCAGAGCAGCGTGGCCAAAGTGGGTTTGGAATTGCGGCTGCTGTCATCCGATATAGACGCTGAGCTAGAAAAATGGGAGGACCAGGAACACCAGGTGGTCCGTCATAGCCAGAGCATCGCCAGCATGGCCTACAACATGCACCTCTTTACCAG AGGCGAAGGACTGCTTAAGACCACACTTGATCTTTTCCATCAAGCTGAG GTTTTGTCTGACGAAGGACTCAAACTGTGCGCATCACTGAACACCTTGTGCACACAG CTGGTCAGTGAAGAGAAGCCAGCACTTATGTCCGAAATTGAGAAGCTGAGGGTGTTGTGCCAACAACTGCAAGCGGGTGCGAGGAGCCCTGTGCAGGGCAAGAGCGCCACCTTCCAGAAG GTGGACTCATCTATCCAGACTACCAGAGCTGTTTTGACCCTCATCCTTAACATCATTCCTGTATGTAACAAGCTGGCCACAAAG TACAAATCAGAGCGGAGCAGCCTCGGCTCGCCACAGGACTGGCTACCGGATGTCTCCACGCCCATCCGAGACGGCGACACAGTGCtccacaacaacaataataacaacgGCGATCACCGTGGCGATTTCGCCGTCAAACCATTCGAGCAGCGCATCGCCGGCCTTAGCCTGCTGGAGAGCAACTAA
- the abitram gene encoding protein Abitram isoform X1: MDDEEEKKDGEAAAPSVVDRYYTRWYRADMKGKPCEDHCILQHSNRICVITLAETHPLLKKGRIISKIDYQISNGCSRLNNKVSGKSKRGGQFLTEFAPLCRITCTDTTEFTIYSCIRGRLLEVNENILERPALLQEKPSTNGYIAVILPKFEESKSITENLLNRCDFEKLVANREGTQMVPVKPL; this comes from the exons atggATGACGAAGAGGAGAAAAAGGATGGTGAAGCTGCTGCACCTTCGGTTGTTGATCGTTACTATACACGATGGTACAGAGCAg ATATGAAGGGAAAGCCCTGTGAGGACCACTGCATCCTTCAGCATTCAAACAG GATATGCGTCATCACATTGGCCGAAACTCACCCGCTGCTAAAGAAAGGACGGATCATCTCAAAGATTGATTACCAAATTAGTAATGGCTGTAGCCGCTTGAACAATAAAGTATCTGGAAAGTCCAAGCGG GGAGGTCAGTTCCTCACTGAATTTGCTCCACTGTGCCGGATAACATGCACAGACACAACGGAATTCACCATATACAG CTGCATCAGAGGACGTCTCCTGGAGGTCAACGAGAATATTCTTGAAAGGCCCGCTCTCTTACAGGAGAAG CCATCCACTAATGGATACATCGCAGTCATTTTACCCAAGTTTGAGGAGAGCAAAAGCATTACGGAAAACCTTCTGAACAGATGTGATTTTGAAAAGCTCGTCGCCAATCGGGAAGGCACGCAGATGGTGCCAGTAAAACCGTTGTGA
- the ctnnal1 gene encoding alpha-catulin isoform X2, which produces MASPPCGNLDSGLEIKTRSVEQTLIPLVSQITTLINHKERPKKSERTLAAIQRVGQAVSVAVGRFVAVGEAIAVENRELKEEMGHACFEARRAGDAIAQLTDVATACAPPSQSMTVFSDRTSMVKAARLLLSSVTKVLVLADRIVIKQIVMSRNKVLVTLEHLERVSTFQEFVQIFSQFGNEMVDFAHLTGDRQNDLKDEKKKARMAAARAVLEKCTMMLLTASKTCLRHPDCESARINKDAVFQRMRCALEQVVDIVTEARGCTDSVLPASIYNAVKDYKTSIECLRDNLYASPPDTVGRQMEALVERTEDFTDSAYTGHEQRQAILGLCQLARQDAHQLLHAWTQAQSVQAKETTEELEIAIAKSCQSVNDLRRELHKVAVGRASELLRLNTEQSPLRTLKAAGTEGNLEAVAQYSRTLTEQKEQLVENCRLLCHVSGTEPLEITCVHAEETFHVIGPQIISAAQTLALHPSSKIAKENLEVFCEAWESQMGDVAQLLREINDVMDGKRGDKRVYLSLPRSGKHSANLKNAKPIKLDAEEQSSVAKVGLELRLLSSDIDAELEKWEDQEHQVVRHSQSIASMAYNMHLFTRGEGLLKTTLDLFHQAEVLSDEGLKLCASLNTLCTQLVSEEKPALMSEIEKLRVLCQQLQAGARSPVQGKSATFQKVDSSIQTTRAVLTLILNIIPVCNKLATKYKSERSSLGSPQDWLPDVSTPIRDGDTVLHNNNNNNGDHRGDFAVKPFEQRIAGLSLLESN; this is translated from the exons ATCACGACCCTGATCAACCACAAAGAGCGGCCTAAGAAGTCAGAGCGGACTCTGGCGGCCATCCAGCGTGTTGGCCAGGCAGTTAGCGTGGCGGTGGGGCGCTTCGTTGCCGTCGGGGAGGCCATTGCCGTTGAGAACCGTGAGCTCAAGGAAGAGATGGGCCACGCCTGTTTTGAGGCACGTCGTGCGG GAGATGCCATAGCCCAGCTGACTGACGTGGCCACGGCCTGCGCGCCCCCCTCGCAGTCCATGACGGTGTTCAGCGACCGCACCAGCATGGTGAAGGCTGCCCGACTGTTGCTGTCGTCTGTCACCAAAGTTTTGGTGTTGGCAGACCGCATTGTCATCAAGCAGATCGTGATGTCGCGCAACAAG GTGCTTGTCACTCTGGAGCATCTGGAGCGCGTGAGCACCTTCCAGGAGTTTGTGCAGATATTCAGCCAGTTTGGCAACGAGATGGTGGATTTCGCTCACCTCACGGGAGACAGACAGAAC GATTTGAAAgatgagaagaaaaaagccCGTATGGCCGCAGCTCGGGCCGTGCTGGAAAAATGTACTATGATGCTCCTGACCGCTTCTAAG ACTTGCCTCCGGCACCCGGACTGCGAGTCTGCCCGCATCAACAAGGACGCCGTCTTCCAGCGGATGCGGTGCGCCTTAGAGCAGGTCGTGGACATCGTGACGGAAGCTCGCGGCTGCACTGACAGCGTCCTCCCTGCGAGCATCTACAATGCCGTCAAAGACTACAAG ACAAGCATAGAATGTCTTCGCGACAACCTGTACGCCTCGCCGCCGGACACCGTGGGGCGCCAGATGGAGGCGCTGGTGGAACGCACCGAGGACTTTACCGACTCGGCCTACACGGGACATGAGCAGCGCCAGGCCATTCTGGGTTTGTGCCAGCTGGCCCGCCAGGACGCCCACCAGCTGCTGCACGCCTGGACTCAGGCC CAGTCGGTCCAGGCCAAGGAGACCACCGAGGAGTTAGAAATAGCCATCGCCAAGTCATGCCAGAGCGTCAATGACCTCAGACGCGAA CTGCACAAGGTGGCGGTGGGCCGTGCCTCCGAGCTGCTGAGGCTCAACACTGAGCAGTCGCCGCTGCGCACGCTCAAGGCCGCCGGCACCGAGGGCAACCTGGAAGCGGTGGCGCAGTATTCCCGAACGCTGACCGAGCAGAAGGAACAACTGGTGGAG AACTGTCGGCTGCTGTGTCACGTATCCGGGACCGAACCACTGGAGATCACCTGCGTACATGCCGAGGAGACCTTCCACGTGATTGGCCCGCAG ATCATTTCTGCGGCACAGACCCTGGCATTGCACCCGTCCAGCAAGATTGCCAAGGAGAACCTGGAAGTATTTTGCGAGGCTTGGGAGTCTCAGATGGGCGACGTTGCTCAGCTGCTGCGCGAGATCAACGATGTCATGGATGGAAAGCGAG GAGACAAGCGAGTGTATTTGTCACTTCCAAGATCCGGC aagCACTCTGCTAACTTGAAGAATGCTAAGCCCATAAAGTTGGATGCTGAG GAGCAGAGCAGCGTGGCCAAAGTGGGTTTGGAATTGCGGCTGCTGTCATCCGATATAGACGCTGAGCTAGAAAAATGGGAGGACCAGGAACACCAGGTGGTCCGTCATAGCCAGAGCATCGCCAGCATGGCCTACAACATGCACCTCTTTACCAG AGGCGAAGGACTGCTTAAGACCACACTTGATCTTTTCCATCAAGCTGAG GTTTTGTCTGACGAAGGACTCAAACTGTGCGCATCACTGAACACCTTGTGCACACAG CTGGTCAGTGAAGAGAAGCCAGCACTTATGTCCGAAATTGAGAAGCTGAGGGTGTTGTGCCAACAACTGCAAGCGGGTGCGAGGAGCCCTGTGCAGGGCAAGAGCGCCACCTTCCAGAAG GTGGACTCATCTATCCAGACTACCAGAGCTGTTTTGACCCTCATCCTTAACATCATTCCTGTATGTAACAAGCTGGCCACAAAG TACAAATCAGAGCGGAGCAGCCTCGGCTCGCCACAGGACTGGCTACCGGATGTCTCCACGCCCATCCGAGACGGCGACACAGTGCtccacaacaacaataataacaacgGCGATCACCGTGGCGATTTCGCCGTCAAACCATTCGAGCAGCGCATCGCCGGCCTTAGCCTGCTGGAGAGCAACTAA
- the sla1a gene encoding src like adaptor 1a, with protein MGNMVRGVSACNDLTSRDGSNLWKGSEDDLVIVLADYPTSDIGEPIFRIGEKLSIVTSDDYWWKVRSLRTGKVNLIPQIHVAKVYHEWLFEGVTRQKAEELLLLPGNRPGSFLVRESSTERGMYVLSVKHSTIRHYRISRLDNHWYYISPGLTFQCLEDMINYYSEFTHGLCCMLTSPCQSNQTVASTECPPVVMRCHKKNDRIQLSNSDMLSYGVRNSMAAHLSFSGSEEAQSMRAESRKKKSQSIYLLSENGRMNFDYRDL; from the exons ATGGGTAACATGGTGCGAGGAGTGAGCGCCTGTAACGACCTTACCAGCAGGGATGGCAGCAATCTTTGGAAAG GCTCAGAGGACGACTTGGTCATTGTGCTTGCCGACTACCCAACTTCTGACATTGGTGAGCCTATCTTCAGGATTGGGGAGAAGCTCAGTATTGTTACTAG tgatGACTATTGGTGGAAAGTCCGTTCACTCCGTACGGGAAAGGTGAACCTAATTCCCCAAATCCATGTGGCCAAAGTGTATCATGA GTGGCTTTTTGAAGGTGTTACAAGGCAGAAGGCCGAGGAGCTTCTTCTTCTACCTGGGAACAGACCTGGCTCGTTCCTGGTACGAGAGAGCTCCACAGAGCGAG GCATGTACGTGCTGTCCGTCAAACACAGTACCATACGGCACTATCGTATATCCCGATTGGACAACCATTGGTACTACATATCCCCTGGTCTGACTTTCCAGTGTTTGGAAGACATGATCAACTACTATTCTG aGTTTACGCATGGCCTGTGCTGCATGTTGACGTCCCCGTGTCAATCCAACCAAACAGTGGCTTCGACAGAGTGTCCGCCGGTTGTTATGAGATGTCACAAGAAAAATGACAG gatTCAGTTGAGCAACAGTGACATGCTAAGTTACGGTGTCAGAAACAGCATGGCTGCCCATCTTTCCTTCTCTGGGTCTGAAGAAGCCCAAAGCATGAGAGCAGAAagcagaaaaaagaaaagtcaatCAATTTACTTGCTGTCTGAAAATGGCCGGATGAACTTTGACTACCGTGATCTTTAA
- the ctnnal1 gene encoding alpha-catulin isoform X3, translating into MGHACFEARRAGDAIAQLTDVATACAPPSQSMTVFSDRTSMVKAARLLLSSVTKVLVLADRIVIKQIVMSRNKVLVTLEHLERVSTFQEFVQIFSQFGNEMVDFAHLTGDRQNDLKDEKKKARMAAARAVLEKCTMMLLTASKTCLRHPDCESARINKDAVFQRMRCALEQVVDIVTEARGCTDSVLPASIYNAVKDYKTSIECLRDNLYASPPDTVGRQMEALVERTEDFTDSAYTGHEQRQAILGLCQLARQDAHQLLHAWTQAQQSVQAKETTEELEIAIAKSCQSVNDLRRELHKVAVGRASELLRLNTEQSPLRTLKAAGTEGNLEAVAQYSRTLTEQKEQLVENCRLLCHVSGTEPLEITCVHAEETFHVIGPQIISAAQTLALHPSSKIAKENLEVFCEAWESQMGDVAQLLREINDVMDGKRGDKRVYLSLPRSGKHSANLKNAKPIKLDAEEQSSVAKVGLELRLLSSDIDAELEKWEDQEHQVVRHSQSIASMAYNMHLFTRGEGLLKTTLDLFHQAEVLSDEGLKLCASLNTLCTQLVSEEKPALMSEIEKLRVLCQQLQAGARSPVQGKSATFQKVDSSIQTTRAVLTLILNIIPVCNKLATKYKSERSSLGSPQDWLPDVSTPIRDGDTVLHNNNNNNGDHRGDFAVKPFEQRIAGLSLLESN; encoded by the exons ATGGGCCACGCCTGTTTTGAGGCACGTCGTGCGG GAGATGCCATAGCCCAGCTGACTGACGTGGCCACGGCCTGCGCGCCCCCCTCGCAGTCCATGACGGTGTTCAGCGACCGCACCAGCATGGTGAAGGCTGCCCGACTGTTGCTGTCGTCTGTCACCAAAGTTTTGGTGTTGGCAGACCGCATTGTCATCAAGCAGATCGTGATGTCGCGCAACAAG GTGCTTGTCACTCTGGAGCATCTGGAGCGCGTGAGCACCTTCCAGGAGTTTGTGCAGATATTCAGCCAGTTTGGCAACGAGATGGTGGATTTCGCTCACCTCACGGGAGACAGACAGAAC GATTTGAAAgatgagaagaaaaaagccCGTATGGCCGCAGCTCGGGCCGTGCTGGAAAAATGTACTATGATGCTCCTGACCGCTTCTAAG ACTTGCCTCCGGCACCCGGACTGCGAGTCTGCCCGCATCAACAAGGACGCCGTCTTCCAGCGGATGCGGTGCGCCTTAGAGCAGGTCGTGGACATCGTGACGGAAGCTCGCGGCTGCACTGACAGCGTCCTCCCTGCGAGCATCTACAATGCCGTCAAAGACTACAAG ACAAGCATAGAATGTCTTCGCGACAACCTGTACGCCTCGCCGCCGGACACCGTGGGGCGCCAGATGGAGGCGCTGGTGGAACGCACCGAGGACTTTACCGACTCGGCCTACACGGGACATGAGCAGCGCCAGGCCATTCTGGGTTTGTGCCAGCTGGCCCGCCAGGACGCCCACCAGCTGCTGCACGCCTGGACTCAGGCC CAGCAGTCGGTCCAGGCCAAGGAGACCACCGAGGAGTTAGAAATAGCCATCGCCAAGTCATGCCAGAGCGTCAATGACCTCAGACGCGAA CTGCACAAGGTGGCGGTGGGCCGTGCCTCCGAGCTGCTGAGGCTCAACACTGAGCAGTCGCCGCTGCGCACGCTCAAGGCCGCCGGCACCGAGGGCAACCTGGAAGCGGTGGCGCAGTATTCCCGAACGCTGACCGAGCAGAAGGAACAACTGGTGGAG AACTGTCGGCTGCTGTGTCACGTATCCGGGACCGAACCACTGGAGATCACCTGCGTACATGCCGAGGAGACCTTCCACGTGATTGGCCCGCAG ATCATTTCTGCGGCACAGACCCTGGCATTGCACCCGTCCAGCAAGATTGCCAAGGAGAACCTGGAAGTATTTTGCGAGGCTTGGGAGTCTCAGATGGGCGACGTTGCTCAGCTGCTGCGCGAGATCAACGATGTCATGGATGGAAAGCGAG GAGACAAGCGAGTGTATTTGTCACTTCCAAGATCCGGC aagCACTCTGCTAACTTGAAGAATGCTAAGCCCATAAAGTTGGATGCTGAG GAGCAGAGCAGCGTGGCCAAAGTGGGTTTGGAATTGCGGCTGCTGTCATCCGATATAGACGCTGAGCTAGAAAAATGGGAGGACCAGGAACACCAGGTGGTCCGTCATAGCCAGAGCATCGCCAGCATGGCCTACAACATGCACCTCTTTACCAG AGGCGAAGGACTGCTTAAGACCACACTTGATCTTTTCCATCAAGCTGAG GTTTTGTCTGACGAAGGACTCAAACTGTGCGCATCACTGAACACCTTGTGCACACAG CTGGTCAGTGAAGAGAAGCCAGCACTTATGTCCGAAATTGAGAAGCTGAGGGTGTTGTGCCAACAACTGCAAGCGGGTGCGAGGAGCCCTGTGCAGGGCAAGAGCGCCACCTTCCAGAAG GTGGACTCATCTATCCAGACTACCAGAGCTGTTTTGACCCTCATCCTTAACATCATTCCTGTATGTAACAAGCTGGCCACAAAG TACAAATCAGAGCGGAGCAGCCTCGGCTCGCCACAGGACTGGCTACCGGATGTCTCCACGCCCATCCGAGACGGCGACACAGTGCtccacaacaacaataataacaacgGCGATCACCGTGGCGATTTCGCCGTCAAACCATTCGAGCAGCGCATCGCCGGCCTTAGCCTGCTGGAGAGCAACTAA